From one Negativicoccus succinicivorans genomic stretch:
- a CDS encoding type B 50S ribosomal protein L31, with product MKKGIHPEYHPVVFQDAGADYAFLTRSTMTSSQTIKWEDGNEYPLVNVDISSKSHPYYTGQQRFAKARGRIEKFNKRYGKESE from the coding sequence GTGAAGAAAGGAATTCATCCCGAATATCATCCGGTCGTATTCCAAGACGCCGGCGCGGATTACGCGTTTTTGACTCGTTCCACCATGACGTCGAGCCAGACAATTAAATGGGAAGACGGCAACGAATACCCCCTGGTCAACGTGGATATCAGTAGCAAATCGCATCCGTACTATACGGGCCAGCAGCGTTTCGCGAAAGCGCGCGGCCGTATTGAAAAATTCAATAAACGATACGGCAAAGAGAGCGAATAA
- the trxA gene encoding thioredoxin codes for MANITEITTAQEFESEVKSEKGAVLVDFWASWCGPCKMITPVVDKLAEEYAGKVKVVKVNVDEGGDLAGQMDVMGVPSLIFFQNGEEVKRIVGNRPDELKAAFAEYAK; via the coding sequence ATGGCAAATATTACAGAAATTACCACTGCACAAGAATTTGAATCGGAAGTAAAATCTGAAAAAGGCGCTGTATTGGTTGATTTTTGGGCTTCGTGGTGCGGCCCGTGTAAAATGATTACGCCGGTAGTTGATAAGCTCGCGGAAGAATATGCGGGCAAGGTCAAAGTTGTTAAAGTGAATGTGGATGAAGGTGGCGATCTCGCCGGTCAAATGGACGTGATGGGCGTACCGAGCCTCATTTTCTTCCAGAACGGCGAAGAAGTAAAACGAATCGTCGGTAATCGTCCGGATGAACTGAAAGCGGCATTTGCGGAATACGCAAAATAA